One Carassius auratus strain Wakin chromosome 3, ASM336829v1, whole genome shotgun sequence genomic region harbors:
- the LOC113054754 gene encoding GTPase IMAP family member 8: MALGADYTRMLSTARVKEKLGLSIPDFSLPSMRIVLLGKNVSDNSRVGNFILGTDAFKSEAPDEKMLHQSSQRVGGKLKKSHVTVIINSQVFQPNISDHQITQTVRECVNLFDPGPHAFILILKHKDFTEEDLRRVRCVLKEFSEEAIKHTIVLTTDEETHGGQQASVKVNEFIQQLTEECGGGHLQFKDKKTIRSQIFKRVKNALKIKYHPETMKETPKIASSVDAEDSGSMDSDLSEDENIDESHKEKKEERRTRGLPKFPNPFSRREHSPTTDNRPNMSKLNLVVCGRDETLKSSLSDLILQQTVRRSECVKKEVKIHGRLISLLELPALSRLSEEEVMRQTLSCLSLCHPGVHAFLLIVPVGPLINEEKAEIEKIQKIFGSKEHFVLLFATSLSVEGLAEAFVKFNTESQRLISLYGGQYKVMGLKEPENSRQIPELLDYIENMKNEPYSPQMYVKTQENKVRHELEEQHKKELEEMENEIKELKQKIQTGAGDKQDEDCRRIVLIGRTGSGKSATGNTILGREEFESDLISDSVTTVCQKGVGEVNGRSVAVIDTPGIFDTTLPDEQVAEEIVKCVSLSSPGPHVFVIVLSLGRFTKEENDTMQLIKKIFGPKAAQFSIVLFTGGDNLKSKSIEDYVKRSNNAGLKKLISDCGDRFLAFNNNEERDKSQVIQLFSMIEELKNSNEGRYFTNSMFEEAEMSIKKRMEEIMKEREREIQDQHEKLRAKYETEMEELKKGLEEERRKADEEKIQREKEFRQKEEKLIKAFEEKEKTERQKRVIENQKRSEEEIQERAEYYRKMEEMKREIENQRSQYEKQQREREEEDRKREEKYRRDQEKMRNENECAMAELKQKQKEETKKRDFVEKRRNEEEEKEKQEWVRKIKEAENDRKEIQEEIKRQQREWEDKNKRQMREREEDERTRKERYEEQLREKQEELEKMRKRFEREREEERQKIEEERRKQRREKEDKEREYERMKTETERHYERLERERKEEWERRKREDDEKQENERKRWKKVIEDLKHEQEEEIVRREREEKERKEREEKARDAMKEKHELEIRSLMKKHEDEARRQAEELNDLRDGKEELRQMLNKDQKQYELLEKLFQHFKEEKSEEVEKLKKEIEDLKNRWCSVM, translated from the exons ACTATACACGAATGCTATCGACTGCGAGAGTAAAAGAGAAAC TGGGCTTAAGTATTCCAGATTTCAGTCTCCCCAGCA TGAGGATTGTTCTCCTGGGGAAGAACGTGTCAGATAACAGTCGAGTGGGAAACTTCATCTTAGGAACAGATGCGTTTAAGAGTGAAGCTCCTGATGAGAAGATGCTCCATCAGAGCAGTCAGAGAGTTGGAGGAAAACTAAAGAAAAGTCACGTGACTGTCATCATCAATTCTCAGGTGTTCCAGCCAAACATCTCAGATCATCAGATCACACAGAcggtgagagagtgtgtgaatctgTTTGATCCAGGACCTCATGCCTTTATACTCATACTGAAGCATAAAGACTTCACCGAGGAGGACCTGAGAAGAGTGAGGTGTGTGCTAAAAGAGTTCAGTGAAGAAGCCATTAAACACACTATAGTGCTCACGACTGATGAAGAGACACATGGTGGTCAACAGGCTTCTGTGAAAGTTAATGAATTCATTCAACAGTTAACTGAAGAGTGTGGAGGAGGACACCTTCAGTTTAAGGATAAAAAAACAATCCGCTCACAGATTTTCAAAAGAGTTAAGAATGCACTGAAGATAAAATATCATCCTGAGACAATGAAAGAAACACCAAAGATCGCCTCATCAGTGGACGCAGAAGACAGCGGATCCATGGATTCTGATCTCTCAGAGGATGAAAATATTGATGAGAGCCATAAagagaaaaaggaagaaagaagaaCGCGCGGTTTACCTAAGTTCCCAAACCCTT TTAGCAGGAGAGAGCATAGTCCAACAACGGATAATCGTCCTAATA TGTCTAAGCTGAATCTGGTTGTGTGTGGGAGGGACGAGACATTAAAATCCTCCTTATCAGACCTGATCCTACAGCAGACAGTCAGAAGATCAGAGTGTGTGAAGAAAGAGGTGAAGATTCATGGCCGTCTGATCAGTCTGCTGGAGCTTCCAGCTCTGTCTCGGCTCTCAGAGGAGGAAGTGATGCGTCAGACTCTcagctgtctgtctctctgtcatccTGGAGTTCATGCTTTCCTCCTCATTGTTCCTGTTGGTCCACTTATTAATGAAGAAAAGGCAGAAATAGAGAAGATCCAGAAGATATTTGGCTCCAAAGAGCATTTTGTTCTGCTCTTTGCCACTAGTCTCTCTGTTGAAGGACTTGCAGAAGCTTTTGTCAAGTTCAACACAGAATCTCAGAGGTTAATCAGTCTCTATGGAGGTCAGTACAAAGTGATGGGGTTAAAGGAACCTGAAAACTCCAGACAGATCCCAGAACTACTGGATTATATAGAGAACATGAAGAATGAACCCTATTCACCTCAGATGTATGTGAAAACACAAGAGAACAAAGTCAGACATGAACTGGAAGAACAACACAAGAAAGAACTGGAGGAAATGGAAAATGAGATCAAAGAATTAAAGCAGAAGATTCAGACAG gagCTGGAGATAAACAAGATGAGGATTGTCGGAGGATCGTGCTGATCGGGAGGACAGGAAGTGGAAAGAGTGCAACAGGAAACACTATTCTGGGAAGAGAGGAGTTTGAAAGTGACTTAATTTCAGATTCAGTGACCACTGTTTGTCAGAAGGGAGTTGGAGAAGTCAATGGTCGATCAGTAGCTGTTATCGATACTCCTGGTATCTTTGACACAACACTGCCAGATGAGCAAGTAGCAGAAGAAATAGTGAAATGTGTTTCACTCTCGTCTCCTGGACCTCATGTGTTTGTCATTGTGTTGAGTTTGGGAAGATTCACCAAAGAGGAGAATGATACTATGCAACTGATAAAGAAGATCTTCGGTCCAAAAGCTGCTCAGTTCAGCATTGTTCTGTTCACTGGAGGAGACAATCTTAAGAGTAAATCTATAGAGGATTATGTGAAGAGAAGTAACAATGCAGGACTCAAGAAACTGATCAGTGATTGTGGAGACAGATTCCTGGCtttcaataataatgaagaaCGAGACAAAAGTCAAGTGATTCAGCTGTTCAGCATGATAGAAGAGCTGAAGAACAGTAATGAGGGTCGATACTTCACTAACAGCATGTTTGAGGAGGCTGAGATGTCCATTAAGAAGAGGATGGAGGAaataatgaaagagagagagagagaaattcagGATCAACATGAGAAACTGAGAGCCAAATATGAGACAGAAATGGAAGAGCTCAAGAAGGGACTTGAGGaagagagaagaaaagcagaTGAGGAAAAAATACAAAGAGAGAAGGAGTTCAGACAAAAGGAGGAGAAACTGATAAAAGCGTTTgaggaaaaagagaaaacagaGCGACAAAAACGTGTGATTGAAAACCAGAAACGATCAGAAGAAGAAATACAGGAAAGAGCTGAATATTATAGAAAAATggaagagatgaagagagagattGAAAACCAGAGATCACAGTATGAGAAAcagcaaagagaaagagaagaagaagatagaaagagagaagagaaataCAGACGAGATCAAGAAAAGATGAGAAATGAGAATGAATGTGCCATGGCcgaattaaaacagaaacaaaaagaagaaactaAAAAGAGAGATTTCGTGGAGAAAAGGAGGAatgaagaagaagagaaagagaaacaagaatgggtgagaaaaataaaagaggCTGAAAATGACAGAAAAGAGATTCAAGAGGAAATTAAACGACAACAGAGAGAATGGGAGGATAAAAATAAACGACAGATGAGAGAACGAGAGGAAGATGAAAGAACGAGAAAAGAGAGATATGAGGAACAACTgagagaaaaacaagaagaactggagaaaatgagaaagagatttgaaagagagagagaagaagaacgACAGAAGATTGAGGAGGAGAGACGGAAacagagaagagagaaagaagataAAGAGAGAGAATATGAACGAATGAAAACTGAAACGGAAAGACATTATGAAAGACtagagcgagagagaaaagaggagtgggagagaagaaaaagagaggATGATGAGAAACAAGAAAACGAGAGAAAGAGATGGAAGAAAGTGATTGAAGATCTGAAACATGAACAAGAAGAAGAGATTGtgcggagagaaagagaggagaaggAGAGAAAGGAAAGAGAAGAGAAAGCGCGAGATGCAATGAAAGAGAAACATGAGCTAGAAATAAGATCCTTGATGAAGAAACATGAAGATGAAGCCAGAAGACAAGCAGAAGAACTGAATGATCTGAGAGACGGAAAAGAGGAGCTCAGACAGATGCTGAATAAGGATCAAAAACAGTATGAATTACTGGAAAAACTCTTTCAACATTTCAAAGAAGAGAAAAGTGAGGAAGTGGAAAAACTAAAAAAGGAGATTGAGGATTTAAAAAATAGATGGTGTTCTGTTATGTGA